One Pseudomonas sp. MH9.2 DNA segment encodes these proteins:
- a CDS encoding NAD-dependent malic enzyme gives MSKTSRPLYISYAGPSLLEMPLLNKGSAFTPQERVEFNLIGLLPQNVETIEEQVARVFSQYNQCASDLDKHIYLRSIQDNNETLFFRLLDSHLDEMLPIIYTPTVGQACQEFSKIYRTHRGLFVSYPERDRIDDILRSATKDQIKIIVVTDSERILGLGDQGIGGMGIPIGKLSLYTACGGISPAYTLPIVLDVGTNNRELLDDPMYMGWRHERVTGQEYEEFVAMFIEAVQRRWPDVLLQFEDFAQSNAMPLLNKYRDQLCCFNDDIQGTASVAVGTLLAACKAKGETLGEQVVVFVGAGSAGCGIAEHIIAAMQIQGLSESEARKRIFMVDRYGLLTENMTGLLEFQQRLAQKTEDVAGWAGDEAFPQLLDVVSHANATVMIGVSGQRGLFTEQVIREMHKHCAKPLVMPMSNPTSKVEATPEEILRWTDGNALVATGSPFAPVSINGRTVHIAQCNNSYIFPGIGLGVIASKASRITDKMLMAASNALAECSPMVTGLGDAVLPPIKDIQAVSRKIALAVAKQAQADGVALETSEDMLLAAIERNFWMPNYRDYRRKSV, from the coding sequence ATGAGCAAAACCTCGCGTCCTTTATATATTTCCTACGCTGGACCTTCCCTGCTGGAGATGCCGCTGCTGAACAAGGGCAGTGCTTTCACGCCGCAGGAGAGGGTCGAGTTCAACTTGATCGGGCTGCTGCCGCAGAACGTGGAGACGATAGAAGAGCAAGTGGCTCGGGTTTTCAGCCAATACAACCAATGCGCCAGCGACCTCGACAAGCACATTTACCTGCGCTCGATTCAGGACAACAACGAGACGTTGTTCTTCCGTCTGCTCGACTCACACCTGGATGAAATGCTGCCGATCATCTACACACCGACGGTTGGTCAAGCGTGTCAGGAGTTCTCGAAAATCTATCGCACCCATCGGGGGCTGTTTGTCTCGTACCCGGAGCGCGACCGTATTGACGACATTCTGCGCAGCGCGACCAAGGATCAGATCAAGATCATCGTCGTCACCGACAGTGAGCGAATTCTCGGCCTGGGCGACCAGGGCATTGGCGGTATGGGCATCCCGATTGGTAAGTTGTCGCTCTACACCGCGTGCGGTGGGATCAGCCCGGCCTACACGTTGCCGATTGTGCTCGACGTTGGCACCAACAACCGCGAGTTGCTGGACGACCCGATGTACATGGGCTGGCGCCATGAGCGGGTAACCGGTCAGGAGTACGAAGAGTTCGTCGCGATGTTCATTGAGGCGGTGCAGCGTCGCTGGCCTGACGTGCTACTGCAGTTCGAAGACTTTGCCCAATCGAATGCGATGCCATTGCTGAATAAGTACAGGGACCAATTGTGCTGCTTCAACGATGACATTCAAGGCACCGCTTCGGTCGCGGTGGGTACGTTACTCGCGGCCTGTAAAGCCAAAGGCGAGACCCTTGGAGAGCAGGTGGTGGTGTTTGTCGGTGCCGGTTCGGCAGGCTGTGGCATTGCCGAACACATCATTGCAGCGATGCAGATACAAGGGCTGAGTGAGAGCGAAGCACGCAAGCGCATTTTCATGGTCGACCGTTATGGCTTGCTGACCGAGAACATGACTGGCCTGCTGGAATTTCAACAGCGCCTGGCACAGAAAACCGAGGATGTAGCAGGCTGGGCAGGCGACGAGGCATTCCCGCAATTGCTCGATGTTGTCAGCCACGCCAATGCCACCGTCATGATTGGTGTGTCGGGCCAGCGGGGCTTGTTTACCGAGCAGGTAATCCGCGAAATGCACAAGCATTGCGCCAAGCCGTTGGTGATGCCGATGTCCAACCCAACCTCCAAAGTCGAGGCCACACCGGAGGAAATCCTGCGCTGGACCGATGGTAATGCCTTGGTCGCCACCGGCAGCCCGTTTGCTCCGGTATCGATCAATGGCCGCACGGTCCATATTGCTCAATGCAACAACTCTTACATTTTTCCGGGGATTGGCTTGGGCGTCATCGCAAGCAAGGCCTCGAGAATCACCGATAAGATGTTGATGGCCGCGTCCAACGCTTTGGCGGAGTGCTCGCCAATGGTGACGGGGCTGGGTGATGCAGTACTGCCACCGATCAAGGATATCCAGGCAGTCAGCAGGAAAATTGCCTTGGCAGTTGCCAAGCAAGCTCAAGCTGATGGCGTGGCGCTGGAAACCTCAGAAGACATGTTACTTGCGGCTATCGAGCGCAACTTCTGGATGCCTAACTACCGGGACTATCGCCGCAAGTCGGTTTGA
- a CDS encoding FKBP-type peptidyl-prolyl cis-trans isomerase, which produces MSSELQVVDIQPGDGKAVVKGALITTQYNGFLEDGTTFDSSYDRGKPFQCVIGTGRVIKGWDQGLMGMKVGGKRKLFVPAHLAYGERQVGAHIKPNSNLIFDIELLEVLTRDD; this is translated from the coding sequence ATGAGCAGCGAATTACAGGTCGTGGACATTCAACCCGGTGACGGCAAGGCAGTGGTCAAAGGTGCCCTGATCACCACCCAATACAACGGTTTTCTGGAGGACGGAACCACGTTCGACTCCTCCTATGATCGCGGCAAGCCTTTCCAGTGCGTCATCGGAACCGGACGCGTGATCAAAGGCTGGGATCAAGGACTAATGGGCATGAAAGTCGGCGGTAAGCGCAAACTCTTTGTGCCGGCCCACCTCGCCTACGGCGAAAGGCAGGTCGGCGCCCACATCAAGCCGAACTCAAACCTGATTTTCGACATTGAGTTGCTGGAAGTGCTGACGCGGGATGATTAA
- a CDS encoding class I SAM-dependent methyltransferase has product MSAQPPPPIDREFSRRREHELARHSLKKHPLGFSGQLGHWRDEQLARHALKVAGDPGLVLALPTGAGRFWPVLTEHTNRVVLAADPSLEMLAVAEASFPAEKLKRIKTFQTSPLSIDLSANAVDCIFCMRLFHHVADSDQRSAILREFHRVTRDTVIVSLWVDGNIKAWRRKRLERGRASAEPIASKMNRFVVSRAAIEAEFEQAGFQILGHHDVLPGYAMWRVYVLRKS; this is encoded by the coding sequence ATGTCTGCGCAACCACCCCCACCCATTGATCGTGAATTTTCCAGGCGGCGCGAGCATGAACTCGCTCGGCACTCTCTGAAAAAACATCCTCTTGGGTTTTCAGGACAACTTGGCCATTGGCGTGATGAGCAATTGGCCAGGCACGCCTTGAAGGTGGCTGGCGACCCTGGGTTGGTTCTGGCTCTGCCCACGGGGGCAGGCCGTTTCTGGCCGGTACTGACCGAACATACCAATCGGGTGGTCCTGGCAGCGGACCCCTCCTTGGAAATGCTTGCCGTTGCCGAGGCCAGTTTTCCAGCTGAAAAGCTTAAACGGATCAAGACCTTTCAGACATCGCCGCTCTCTATCGACCTGTCAGCCAATGCGGTGGACTGCATTTTCTGTATGCGTCTGTTTCATCATGTCGCTGATAGTGATCAGCGCTCGGCAATCCTGCGTGAATTCCACAGGGTGACCCGTGACACCGTCATTGTGTCCTTGTGGGTGGATGGCAACATCAAGGCCTGGCGGCGCAAGCGTTTAGAGCGCGGTCGCGCGAGCGCTGAACCGATAGCCTCGAAGATGAATCGCTTTGTCGTAAGCCGGGCCGCTATAGAAGCTGAATTCGAACAGGCTGGTTTCCAGATCCTCGGCCATCATGATGTTCTGCCCGGCTATGCGATGTGGCGGGTTTATGTGTTGCGTAAATCATAA
- a CDS encoding GMC family oxidoreductase, whose amino-acid sequence MQATSEPYDYVIVGAGPAGCLLANRLSQNPAHRVLLLEAGGLDNYPWIHIPVGYLYCIGNPRTDWCFKTEAEPGLNGRSLNYPRGKVLGGSSSINGMIYMRGQAHDYDDWAAQGNVGWGWKEVLPLFKRSENHYAGDSAMHGAGGEWRVEPQRLSWGILDAFRQAAAQTGIESIDDFNGGDNEGCSYFQVNQRRGVRWNASKAFLRPIAQRKNLTVLTGVEASRIEFENGRASAVVAHVQQCEQHLRARREIILCCGAIGSPTLLQRSGIGPRPLLEKLGIGVRHELPGVGSNLQDHLQLRLIYQISNGKTLNQMVGSLWGKINMGLRYAINRSGPLAMAPSQLGAFARSDPEQRSANLEYHVQPLSLERFGEPLHSFAAFTASVCNLRPLSRGTVEIRSALVDEPPSICPNYLSHEADLHVAADAIRLTRRIVAAPALASFQPVEYLPGANLQSEEQLRQAASSIGTTIFHPVGTCKMGQGSDAVVDERLRVRGISGLRVVDASIMPTIVSGNTCSPTLMIAEKAAEMILADGAAIRAG is encoded by the coding sequence ATGCAAGCGACGAGTGAGCCGTATGACTATGTGATTGTGGGCGCCGGACCTGCGGGCTGCTTGCTGGCCAATCGGCTTTCGCAAAACCCTGCACACCGCGTGCTGTTGCTCGAAGCCGGCGGGCTGGACAATTACCCCTGGATTCATATCCCGGTCGGCTATCTCTACTGCATCGGCAACCCACGTACGGACTGGTGCTTCAAAACTGAAGCCGAGCCCGGGCTTAATGGTCGTTCGCTCAACTACCCCCGGGGCAAAGTGCTGGGCGGCAGTTCATCCATCAACGGCATGATCTATATGCGCGGCCAGGCCCATGACTATGATGACTGGGCGGCTCAAGGCAATGTGGGCTGGGGTTGGAAAGAGGTATTGCCGTTATTCAAACGCTCAGAAAATCACTACGCCGGCGACTCTGCCATGCATGGCGCGGGGGGTGAATGGCGGGTGGAGCCGCAACGGCTGTCATGGGGCATTCTTGATGCCTTTCGCCAGGCCGCAGCGCAGACTGGCATCGAGTCTATCGACGACTTTAACGGCGGCGACAATGAAGGTTGCAGTTACTTTCAGGTCAATCAGCGGCGCGGCGTACGCTGGAATGCGTCCAAGGCATTTTTGCGGCCTATTGCGCAGCGCAAGAATCTGACAGTCCTCACAGGCGTGGAAGCGTCACGTATCGAATTCGAAAATGGCCGCGCGAGTGCCGTTGTTGCGCATGTTCAGCAGTGCGAGCAACACTTGCGCGCTCGCCGAGAGATCATTCTGTGCTGCGGGGCCATTGGTTCGCCGACGTTGTTGCAGCGATCCGGCATCGGCCCGAGACCCTTGCTTGAGAAGCTCGGTATCGGTGTGCGTCATGAGCTGCCAGGCGTAGGGAGCAATCTGCAGGACCATCTTCAACTGCGGTTGATCTATCAGATCAGTAACGGTAAGACCCTCAATCAGATGGTTGGCAGCCTTTGGGGCAAGATCAACATGGGCCTGCGTTACGCGATCAATCGCAGCGGTCCGTTGGCGATGGCGCCAAGCCAATTGGGCGCCTTCGCCCGCTCGGACCCTGAGCAGCGCTCGGCCAACCTTGAATATCATGTGCAACCGTTATCGCTGGAGCGCTTCGGTGAGCCGTTGCACAGTTTTGCCGCGTTCACTGCTTCAGTCTGCAATCTGCGACCCCTGAGTCGCGGGACGGTCGAAATTCGTTCTGCTCTTGTGGATGAGCCGCCTTCGATTTGCCCGAACTACTTAAGCCATGAAGCCGACCTCCATGTGGCGGCCGATGCGATACGCCTGACCCGGCGGATTGTCGCTGCGCCCGCATTGGCGAGTTTTCAGCCGGTGGAGTATCTGCCTGGCGCGAATCTGCAAAGCGAAGAACAACTGCGTCAGGCCGCCAGTAGCATTGGCACGACGATTTTTCATCCTGTCGGCACCTGCAAGATGGGGCAGGGCAGTGATGCTGTTGTCGATGAGCGTCTGCGGGTACGGGGTATCAGTGGCTTGCGCGTGGTAGATGCGTCGATCATGCCGACGATTGTGTCAGGCAATACCTGTTCGCCGACCCTGATGATCGCCGAGAAGGCTGCCGAGATGATTCTTGCTGATGGGGCCGCGATCAGAGCAGGGTAA
- the rnd gene encoding ribonuclease D, which yields MAIDIHWIRDDASLAQHCREWQSLPFVALDTEFMRVDTFYPIAALLQIGDGARAYLIDPLLINDWRPMCALLENPSVIKVVHACSEDLEVLLRLTGSLPAPLFDTQLAAAYLNLGFSMGYSRLVQEVLGIDLPKGETRSDWLQRPLSETQISYAAEDAVHLAEVYSILQPKLSEEKHAWLLDDGAELVANLRRETDPDELYREAKLAWKLSRSQLAVLRELCAWREREARARNLPRNRVIREHSLWPLAKTQPDNLSALAKIEDMHPKTVRQDGEFLIDLIKKSASLPPDQWPQALPEPLPIEAAAVLKTLRVIGQQQAERLNMAPELMLRKKTLEALLKSGYPNGPYQLPDSLRGWRRELMGQALLDSLASAGEQP from the coding sequence GTGGCCATTGATATTCACTGGATTCGCGACGACGCCAGCCTCGCCCAACATTGCCGCGAATGGCAGTCACTGCCCTTTGTCGCCCTCGATACCGAATTCATGCGGGTCGATACTTTTTACCCGATTGCCGCGTTGCTGCAGATCGGTGATGGTGCTCGCGCCTACCTGATCGATCCGTTGCTGATCAACGACTGGCGGCCAATGTGCGCGCTGCTCGAAAACCCCTCCGTGATAAAAGTGGTCCACGCCTGCAGTGAAGACCTGGAAGTACTCCTGCGTCTGACCGGCAGTCTGCCTGCGCCGCTGTTCGACACGCAGTTGGCTGCTGCGTACTTGAATCTCGGGTTTTCCATGGGGTATTCACGTCTGGTTCAGGAAGTGCTGGGGATCGACTTGCCCAAGGGCGAAACCCGTTCCGACTGGTTGCAGCGTCCGTTGTCCGAGACTCAGATCAGCTACGCTGCGGAAGATGCAGTGCATCTGGCTGAGGTCTACAGCATCCTGCAGCCCAAGCTGTCCGAAGAGAAACACGCCTGGTTGCTTGATGACGGTGCGGAGTTGGTCGCCAATCTGCGCCGCGAAACCGATCCCGACGAGCTTTACCGCGAAGCCAAGCTGGCGTGGAAGTTGTCCCGCTCGCAGCTGGCGGTGTTGCGCGAGTTGTGTGCCTGGCGCGAACGTGAGGCGCGGGCCCGCAACTTGCCGCGCAATCGGGTTATCCGCGAGCACTCACTGTGGCCCTTGGCCAAAACCCAGCCGGACAACCTTTCTGCGCTGGCAAAAATTGAAGATATGCATCCCAAAACCGTGCGACAGGACGGTGAGTTTCTGATCGACCTGATCAAGAAATCCGCCAGCCTGCCTCCTGATCAGTGGCCTCAAGCGTTGCCTGAGCCATTGCCTATCGAAGCTGCAGCGGTTCTGAAGACGTTGCGTGTTATCGGCCAGCAACAAGCTGAGAGGCTGAACATGGCCCCTGAACTGATGCTGCGCAAAAAGACCCTGGAAGCGTTGCTGAAAAGTGGCTATCCCAATGGTCCCTATCAATTGCCTGATTCGCTGCGTGGCTGGCGCCGCGAACTGATGGGCCAAGCGCTGCTCGACAGCCTTGCCTCTGCTGGAGAACAGCCTTGA
- a CDS encoding glutamine synthetase family protein: MSFAPLQEALSFLELNPDIEMFELFILDNNGVPRGKLLHRDELLAVYESGRPLPSTILGLTINGEDVENSGLVWDVGDIDCRAYPVSGSLQRMPWRQIPTAAVQVSMHPEQGMPASVADPRRLLVKVIDGLKADGYYPVMAAELEFYLLDRQRDSNGRPQPHRDVDGGRPVATQVYGLRELEQIEPFLADLYSACKLQGIPARTAISEYAPGQVEITLEHRADALQAMDEAVRYKRLVKGIAHKHGMIACFMAKPFDDLAGTGMHMHVSLADEQGNNLFASEAADGTPLLRHAVGGMLTTLLDSLLLFCPNANSYRRFQTNSYAPLSATWGVDNRTVSLRVPGGPAYTRHIEHRICGADANPYLAAAAILAGIHLGIRQQLDPGAPVEGNGYSQAAQLLPTDWLTTLRALEASGWARDVFGSKFLQVYLAVKHAEYRQFMGEVGEQDWRWYLHQA; the protein is encoded by the coding sequence ATGAGTTTTGCTCCCCTGCAAGAAGCCCTGAGTTTTCTTGAGCTGAATCCCGATATCGAGATGTTCGAACTGTTCATCCTCGACAACAACGGCGTACCTCGCGGCAAGTTGCTGCACCGTGATGAATTACTCGCGGTGTATGAAAGCGGCCGGCCGTTGCCAAGCACGATTCTTGGCCTGACCATCAATGGTGAAGACGTTGAAAACTCCGGGCTGGTCTGGGATGTGGGCGATATCGATTGCCGCGCTTATCCGGTGTCCGGCAGTCTGCAGCGCATGCCCTGGAGGCAGATTCCCACGGCGGCGGTGCAGGTCAGCATGCACCCGGAACAAGGTATGCCGGCATCGGTAGCGGACCCGCGCCGCCTGTTGGTCAAGGTTATCGATGGGCTCAAGGCTGACGGGTATTACCCGGTGATGGCGGCGGAGCTTGAGTTTTATCTGCTTGATCGCCAACGCGACAGCAATGGCCGTCCGCAGCCGCACCGGGATGTGGATGGCGGCCGGCCTGTGGCGACTCAGGTGTACGGCTTGCGTGAACTGGAACAGATTGAGCCGTTTCTCGCCGATCTTTATAGTGCCTGCAAGTTGCAAGGGATTCCGGCGCGCACAGCGATCTCCGAATATGCGCCGGGACAAGTAGAGATCACCCTTGAGCACCGTGCCGATGCGTTGCAGGCAATGGACGAAGCAGTCCGCTACAAGCGATTGGTCAAAGGCATCGCGCACAAGCACGGAATGATTGCCTGCTTCATGGCCAAGCCGTTCGATGACCTGGCCGGCACCGGCATGCACATGCATGTCAGTCTCGCGGACGAACAGGGTAACAATCTGTTCGCCAGCGAGGCCGCTGACGGCACGCCACTGTTGCGCCACGCCGTGGGTGGGATGCTCACGACGCTGCTTGATTCGTTATTGCTGTTCTGTCCGAACGCCAACTCTTATCGTCGATTCCAGACCAACAGCTACGCACCGTTGTCGGCGACCTGGGGGGTAGACAATCGCACGGTCAGCCTGCGCGTACCGGGCGGTCCAGCATACACCCGCCATATCGAGCACCGTATCTGCGGTGCCGATGCCAATCCCTATCTGGCAGCGGCCGCGATTCTGGCGGGTATTCATTTGGGTATCCGCCAGCAACTGGACCCCGGCGCACCGGTCGAAGGCAATGGTTATTCGCAGGCCGCGCAATTATTGCCGACAGACTGGCTGACGACTTTACGTGCGCTGGAAGCCTCTGGCTGGGCACGAGATGTATTTGGCAGCAAGTTTCTGCAGGTCTATCTTGCCGTCAAACACGCCGAGTATCGGCAGTTCATGGGTGAAGTAGGTGAACAGGATTGGCGCTGGTATTTACATCAGGCTTAG
- a CDS encoding phosphoethanolamine--lipid A transferase has product MLNVKAVRPELVTLIASCFLLFGFNVTLWLHLFAITAADWEGIAMRVAFGVMVLCIFNIVLTFLAFKRVLKPVLIFLFLVSSSVAYFMSQYGVMIDTGMLRNFAETNATEVRDLLSVKMAVYIVLLGIVPSLILWKTTINYRRWHHDLISKALVTVACTGLIGVVAMANYQGLSSLFRNHHELRLMVVPSNYIGASVGYLREQVVSAQRPFVKIGEDAKRSTGWDLHTRKSLTVLVVGESARAENFGILGYNRDTTPQLQKEKGVIAFSDVHSCGTETAVSVPCMFSNMARKDYSASKAKNQEGVLDVLKHAGLNVVWRDNQSGCKGTCDRVTVQDVSKLQDPVLCANNECRDEILLQGLQHFIDNLDQDTVLVLHQMGSHGPEYFKRYPKAFEKFTPVCESNALNNCSRESIVNGYDNTLLYTDHVLASLIDTLRSNQGKVDTAMLYMSDHGESLGEYNLYLHGTPYLLAPDQQKHVPMVAWFSEAYQHAFSLNANCVQQQRNAPLSQDNLFHSMLGLLQVDSTVYDPSLDMFAGCRGVMTDGVLASQ; this is encoded by the coding sequence ATTCTGAACGTCAAAGCTGTACGCCCTGAGCTTGTCACCCTGATTGCCAGCTGTTTTTTGCTGTTCGGGTTCAACGTAACCCTGTGGCTGCATCTTTTTGCAATCACGGCTGCGGACTGGGAAGGCATCGCCATGCGCGTTGCCTTCGGCGTCATGGTGCTCTGCATTTTTAATATTGTGTTGACGTTTTTGGCGTTCAAACGTGTATTAAAGCCCGTCTTGATATTCTTGTTTTTGGTCAGTTCCAGCGTGGCTTATTTCATGAGCCAGTACGGCGTCATGATCGACACTGGGATGCTGCGGAATTTTGCTGAAACCAATGCCACTGAAGTGCGTGACTTGCTCTCGGTGAAGATGGCTGTGTATATCGTATTGTTGGGTATCGTGCCTTCTTTGATACTCTGGAAAACCACGATCAACTACCGTCGCTGGCACCATGATCTGATCAGTAAAGCCTTGGTCACCGTGGCCTGCACCGGGCTGATCGGTGTGGTCGCGATGGCGAACTATCAGGGCTTGTCTTCCTTGTTTCGCAATCATCACGAACTGCGCTTGATGGTGGTGCCGAGCAATTATATCGGTGCATCGGTGGGGTACTTGCGTGAGCAGGTCGTTTCGGCACAACGCCCGTTCGTGAAAATTGGCGAAGATGCCAAACGGTCAACCGGCTGGGACCTGCACACCCGAAAATCATTGACAGTACTGGTGGTGGGGGAGAGTGCGCGAGCCGAGAATTTCGGGATCCTTGGCTACAACCGCGATACAACACCGCAGCTTCAGAAAGAGAAGGGTGTGATCGCTTTCAGCGACGTACATTCTTGCGGGACCGAGACAGCTGTGTCGGTGCCCTGCATGTTTTCCAACATGGCGCGCAAGGACTACAGCGCCAGCAAGGCCAAGAATCAAGAGGGCGTTCTTGATGTGCTCAAGCATGCAGGGCTGAACGTTGTCTGGCGCGACAACCAGTCAGGCTGCAAAGGTACCTGTGATCGAGTCACCGTCCAGGACGTGAGCAAGCTCCAGGACCCGGTGCTGTGTGCCAATAACGAATGCCGCGACGAAATCCTTCTGCAGGGGCTGCAGCATTTTATTGATAACCTGGATCAGGACACGGTCCTGGTGCTCCATCAAATGGGCAGTCACGGTCCCGAGTATTTCAAACGCTACCCTAAGGCGTTTGAAAAATTCACGCCGGTATGCGAAAGCAACGCCCTGAATAATTGCAGTCGTGAAAGCATCGTTAACGGTTACGACAACACCTTGTTGTACACCGACCATGTCTTGGCCAGCTTGATCGATACCCTGCGCAGCAATCAGGGCAAGGTGGATACCGCCATGCTGTATATGTCCGATCACGGCGAGTCATTGGGCGAGTACAACTTGTACCTGCACGGCACGCCCTATCTGCTGGCGCCGGACCAACAGAAACATGTGCCGATGGTGGCCTGGTTTTCTGAGGCGTATCAACACGCGTTTTCGCTCAATGCGAACTGTGTGCAGCAACAGCGAAATGCGCCCTTGAGTCAAGACAACCTGTTTCACTCCATGCTCGGCTTGTTGCAGGTCGACAGCACCGTCTACGACCCCAGCCTCGATATGTTCGCGGGCTGTCGTGGGGTGATGACAGACGGTGTGCTGGCCAGTCAGTAG
- a CDS encoding putative porin: protein MRFVSTRIAAGLCGGMVLAMSVPASAAVDAKLLEMLKANGSISPAQYAELQAELSKDQQAQQQAVSQQVKKEDLSAFEKKVAWASKTQFKGDVRVRQETVKIDGESNNGADKNRQRIRARLGAYSEINPQVDTGIRIATGGGDDARSTNQDLNGYFDKKQIWLDQAYIDFHPKAVENLHLIGGKMVQPWVSMGDVIWDSDINPEGLAATYKYPLGGKTELFGSAGYYTLKDNVDGEGVQFSHDLRLYAGQLGARFAPTDNLKVTLGGSLYTYDNGSDSRCPTTGAVTTPCALAVNGNSTSDFRLYEGFGQIDISGLPVPLTLYGQYVLNNGTSSDQDTAWLTGFKTRLYVFNLDYNYRDVQRNAVVGAFTDSDFANGTTGSRGHKFKVGYDIDKNFAVGATYYMADADYASRTQTDAKTNTLQLDVEAKF, encoded by the coding sequence ATGCGTTTTGTTTCTACACGAATTGCAGCGGGACTTTGTGGTGGCATGGTGTTGGCCATGAGCGTTCCAGCCAGTGCCGCAGTCGATGCAAAACTGCTCGAAATGCTCAAGGCCAATGGTTCCATCTCGCCCGCACAGTATGCTGAGCTGCAAGCCGAGCTGAGTAAAGATCAACAAGCCCAGCAACAGGCTGTCTCCCAACAGGTCAAGAAAGAAGACCTGAGCGCGTTCGAGAAAAAAGTGGCTTGGGCTTCCAAGACCCAGTTCAAGGGCGATGTCCGTGTGCGCCAAGAGACCGTCAAGATCGACGGCGAATCCAACAACGGCGCCGACAAAAACCGCCAACGCATCCGGGCCCGCTTGGGTGCTTACAGTGAAATCAACCCGCAGGTTGACACCGGCATCCGTATTGCCACTGGTGGCGGAGATGATGCTCGCTCCACCAACCAAGACCTGAATGGCTACTTCGACAAGAAACAAATCTGGTTGGACCAGGCCTATATCGACTTCCACCCCAAGGCTGTGGAAAACCTTCACCTGATCGGCGGCAAAATGGTCCAACCATGGGTGAGCATGGGCGATGTCATCTGGGATAGCGACATCAACCCAGAAGGTTTGGCGGCCACTTATAAATACCCGCTTGGCGGCAAAACTGAGCTGTTCGGCAGTGCTGGTTACTACACGCTCAAAGACAACGTCGATGGCGAGGGCGTACAGTTCAGTCACGACCTGCGCCTGTACGCAGGCCAACTCGGTGCACGCTTTGCACCGACCGACAACCTCAAGGTCACCTTGGGCGGTAGCCTCTATACCTATGACAACGGCAGCGACAGTCGCTGCCCGACCACCGGCGCGGTAACCACGCCTTGCGCACTGGCAGTCAACGGCAACTCCACCAGCGACTTCCGACTGTACGAAGGCTTCGGTCAGATCGACATCAGCGGCCTGCCAGTACCGCTCACCCTTTATGGACAATATGTTCTCAACAACGGGACCAGCAGTGACCAGGACACCGCCTGGCTGACAGGCTTCAAGACACGCCTGTATGTCTTCAACCTCGATTACAACTACCGCGATGTTCAGCGCAACGCCGTGGTCGGAGCCTTCACCGACTCCGACTTCGCCAACGGCACCACCGGTTCGCGTGGGCACAAGTTCAAGGTGGGTTACGACATCGACAAGAACTTCGCAGTCGGCGCCACTTACTACATGGCTGACGCAGATTACGCCAGCCGCACCCAGACCGACGCCAAAACCAACACCCTGCAGTTGGATGTGGAAGCTAAGTTCTAA